The following DNA comes from Camelina sativa cultivar DH55 chromosome 14, Cs, whole genome shotgun sequence.
GAAGCTTACCCAGAAACAATCAGGATAGGGTTCTTATAGAGATATAGAGATAAACctagaaaaatcaaatcaaaggtGGAAACAAAGAGAAGCTTACATCAGAAGATTTGATTTCTTCGAGTATCTTCATCGCATTGTTCTCCATCGCTCACTCTCTACTgggaaattttgttttggcGGTGTGAGAATCGTCCGCTCTGAGCTTCTTCCCGCTATCACTCTCTACTGTGGAAATTTAATTTGCTTTCGCTTTCCTTTTTTCcgattaattaaacaaaaatatattttgtttgaattaaaaaaaaaaaaaatggaatatgAAAGATATTTTAAGGCCCGTTAATACCTAATTGGGCTTTTATAATAAGTTTAGTTCACACTCGGCGGTTTTTCGGTCCACACGATTCCAACTGAAAccaaaatcataaatcatatatCTCAACAATATAAGTAAGTtttgaaagggaaaaaaaaaagttaaatactaCCATTTTACGTAcgtgtttgaaaatatatattgttttcttttctattttttgagttttgtttatgtGACTACAATTTTTTTCTAGTTATGTGATTTAACGTAATTATATAAAtgccaaaaagagaagaaaaaaaaaaaacttgagaggGTTGTAATaaattgcattgcattgcatgAGATGTAAATTTAAGTTTGAGACAGCGAAATAGACGACGATGGCATGAAATGGGACTACAAGTGTTTGACATGCAAATCctatcttctttattttttgtcccTCTCATCCCAAAGCAATTATTACGTCATTTATTAATGCTTACATTGTATGGATTCTTGCTGACTTCCCCCACAACTATTTTAGAGTCTTTTTCTTATAgtatatttttgaaacaaaatactaaaaataattcctttttcaaaataaatttacaaactaTGAAATCCTGCTTGCTAAATAGCGTATGATCGTTCATTATCCTTCAGAATTTATTCGGTCTTTAAGTTATCTATATTCAAAGTATGAATTAAGACATTTCAAACGTATTCGTACGTATCCTATGCATGTAGATCGTTCAATGCATTATTGACTGTGGTCATTATCTATATAaggttttgtaatttaattagttttagaatGTATATACGctttttatgtataaatatatagaagCAAGTTTGTACTCCTTCCGTTTTTATATCAGTGATGTTTAGTCTTTTTGGCCCTCTTAATGTagatattatattgttttcacTTTGAAAGAAGAGAACCTCATAAACCAAAACGATTAACACATAGAGAGTTACACCTTACATAACGTACGTAAGACCCGACATCGAAGCAAACATTACAAAATGAAAACCGAAACGAGAGAATAGATCACAAGTCACACTAATGATCacctaattattaaaaaaaacaacaataacatcCGAACTAAATAATTATTCCTTAACCAAACCCTAATCAACAAAAACTCTCTCTACAAATATAGCTttatatcttcttcatcaaggATGTGGATCGAGTATACCACCGACCACGCCGTGTCCACCTCCAATACCGCCACCAACACCGATACCGCCTGCCTTGCCGATACCACCACCGACACCGATACCACCTGCCTTGCCgataccaccaccaccaactccGCCTAGACCGCCTAGACCGCCAATACCACCAATACCGCCTGCTTTACCAATACCCCCTCCTAAACCACCTCCTGCTCCACCAAGACCGCCAACGCCGCCTCCTACACCACCTAGGCCGCCAACACCGCCTCCTGCTCCGCCTAACCCGCCGCCTATACCGTGAAATCCACCGATTCCAGCTGCACCGCCTATCCCACCATATTTACCGATCCCACCTAGACCACCGATAAGTGGCATCCCTAGACCTCCCACGCCGGCAACACCACCAACTCCGGCGAATCCACCGACTCCAGCGACTCCCCCGATGCACTTTTTGTCGCCGAGGCTCTTTGGTGGTAACTGATCAGCTGCTTTTGCATGCATGGGCATTGTTGCTGTATCGTCATGTGTCGTCGTCGTGCCCTCGTCAGACACTCCCGGCACGTGACGAGCACGTGCATAGATGAACGACATAGCGAGCAGGACACAAACGACTGATAAAACTCTCgacatctctttctctctctctctctctctctctctctctctctcctctctttttctctctagaTTCTATGGAACGTATTGTATGTTGTTGAGGTTTCTGATGAGTTTCTTAGGGTTTATATAGCAAAATGTAAGGTTGGTGACAGTTGAAAGTCATAAATTTGGCTATGAACccaatttataacatttttttccttagtaaAGGCTGTCTGATGATACAACTATGCCATGGACAATTGATTGGTCTAGTTTAAATAttgattcatttttctttttccgtaAACTTGTAATTGGCTAGTGACTTCATGTACTACAGCAAGCGAGTCATTTGAATTTTGAACTAAAACTTAATTAggttatcataatttttttcttgtttgattagataattaaattatacgaaaaaaaaatcatttgacgtttcaaatattaatttcattatttttttgtttatatatataactattgaCATACGTTAGACAATAGACAGGAATCCACTGCAAGCGAAAAAACGAAGATCGAGTCTATAGCCAAAcaaagggggggggggtttgagaaaattagttttgttaaagaAAACCACAAAGAACCCTATAAATGCTCATAACCGGACAACTCTGACACTTTCATTAACAATCaggtaaaacaaaataaaatatataaatcggACGATCATAATTGAGACCGCGATGGAAGGGacagttatatataaataaagctTTTAATTAGAGTTTGCATCTTAggattttaaccaaaaatttgtAACCTGTGATCAACTTTAATTAAGTACTATACTCTCGAACCTTCAAGAAGCTCGTACCTGTCTTCTACGCTTTGCTTCCACAAAGGTTATAATGCATCATGCATCAAGACTGGGCGAACTTCTGATCTCTAGTGGTAAAACGGCAAGGAGTTTTCCACTGCGTAGGGCATTCGTTTCAGCGTCACCAAGGCCCTTACAGGTGAGAGACAACGGAGACCTGTCCTCAAGCACagcgttttttcttcttctttgtaaacCATGAACCTTCTAAAATGATGCGTTGTCGGAGAGgagaggcaaaaaaaaaaaaaaaaaaaaatccaccgTCTTAGGTCTAATGTATTTCTGTATCGAATAATACATTTTGTGATTATGGTAAatgaaaaaagggaaaagaagagGCAGAGCAATGCCAAAAGGTGAAAGAAGCAGCAGAGGCAGTANATAAAGCTTTTAATTAGAGTTTGCATCTTAggattttaaccaaaaatttgtAACCTGTGATCAACTTTAATTAAGTACTATACTCTCGAACCTTCAAGAAGCTCGTACCTGTCTTCTACGCTTTGCTTCCACAAAGGTTATAATGCATGCATCAAGACTGGGCGAACTTCTGATCTCTAGTGGTAAAACGGCAAGGAGTTTTCCACTGCGTAGGGCATTCGTTTCAGCGTCACCAAGGCCCTTACAGGTGAGAGACAACGGAGACCTGTCCTCAAGcgcagcttttttttttttcttctttgtaaacCATGCATGAACCCTCTAAAATGATGCGTTGTTGGAGAGGAgaggcaacaaaaaaaaaaatccaccgTATTAGGTCTAATATGTATTTCTGTATGGAATAATACATTTTGTCATTATGGTAAatgaaaaagggaaaagaagagGCAGAGCAATGCCAAAAGGTGAAAGAAGCAGCAGAGGCAGTGAAAGAAGGAGCAAAGCAAGTGAAGGAAACCACTGAGTACATCCAAGATGTCGCTTCCACTACGGCTGGCCGTGTAATTAACAAAACACCACAGTTTAATTGtgatttaatttgatgatattATCTGATTAATTTGGTCAATCAGGTGACTAAGATGACGAAAGATGTAACGGAGAAAGTTACTGAGACGACGGATACTATCACTGAAAAGGCTAAAGGTTCTGTCTCTGGCGTATTAGGCACTGCCAAAAACGCTACCGATATCATCAAGAACAAGATCCTTGGTGATTAGTTATTACAATCCACCCATATTATTTATGAATGTCTCAATAAAGTAATATTCAgaaatgttaaaattttgatttggtaATTATATGGATTAAAGATATATCtgattaaaatcataaatatacaTGAAACCCTAACCAGTCtttattgtattttgttttactatatatGGTAACAAAGTCTTTGAAAAAAAGCTATGAACTGTACAAAACCCCATTGGAAAAGCTCTGGACTATGTAGAAACTTTGTCTCAGCTTTTGTAGCATAAtgatgtaaaataaaaatactatgtGTAGTGTGTCTTTAGAGGTGATTGCGAGCTTCGCGATGAAGGAGGAAAAAGACTGATGTTAATTGATTTGGTTGGGTAAAGCCATAAAGGTGATTCATGATTagttggattttaaaaaaaaaataataaaacgtGTTATCCACCAGTGTATATAAATCATTGGACTTTAAAAGTTAAGAATTGTGAAAATGTGATGCTTTAAATCATTTACAAGGataatttttgatataaaatctAGCAATGTTAACAGCCtgttagaaagaaagaaaaaaggtgtTTTCatataaatcttatatataaagCTATATATTTTACCACAGAAAAATAGTATCtttaatcatgtgttattcaattattgattttaaaatacttatcaaaattatgtgttattagTTCTATGAcgtacaaatacttgttaaaatctcatgttattcacttaattatttgtttttggatttcaaaatccacattatgttttaaatggatttgaagtgtaaaatagaaggattcaaagtcatggataaaacatgttatttctaaatccatatgttatgatttttagaatttacaatttcatatggatttagaaatcacctctCCAATAGAAGTCCCTAAATTTGTCTGTTAAGTAACTTATAGATAATCATAATTAGCCAACGAAAGCCCTAATGATGGTGGAAATAAAAGGTTATCATTATTTGTCCGACAAATTTTTGCTTGTTGATTTCgaactattttgatttttcttgtcatGTGTGGGCACATGGGAGTCGATTTAGCGTGTTTTAGGCTTCTCTTGCTTTTTTTATGTTAACGTACGATCTACTTTTCAATGCAAAAAGCCAAATATAGATATTAGATACGCTAATTTTTCTtcccaacaaaaatatatgcttttaaaagaaaaaatatatacattaccCCAATTCGATTTCATATTATACGTTTTTCGATTATGGATTTCTCGCACCAAACAACACTTATAATAAAATtgatacttttatatatttcgCTCGTTATAGGACTTGACCAAACATCTCACGACACGAGATAAGGAAAGCATATTGAAAAACAGTTCTAAGTGATAAAATAGCTGgctatttgaatttataaatcCCCCAGTTACTAATattgcttgattgcttgcttCACTCACTACAAAGTACAATCATGACAATTGACAAGTTACAGCCACATGGGAAATAAAAGCTAAAATCCAGCCAACAAATATAATACAATGAAAAGTAGAAAGATTCACAAATCATTAGAccctatattaaattataaatctcaaaaaaatacaagaaaa
Coding sequences within:
- the LOC104738992 gene encoding glycine-rich protein 5-like, whose amino-acid sequence is MSRVLSVVCVLLAMSFIYARARHVPGVSDEGTTTTHDDTATMPMHAKAADQLPPKSLGDKKCIGGVAGVGGFAGVGGVAGVGGLGMPLIGGLGGIGKYGGIGGAAGIGGFHGIGGGLGGAGGGVGGLGGVGGGVGGLGGAGGGLGGGIGKAGGIGGIGGLGGLGGVGGGGIGKAGGIGVGGGIGKAGGIGVGGGIGGGHGVVGGILDPHP
- the LOC104738993 gene encoding uncharacterized protein LOC104738993, with product MHASRLGELLISSGKTARSFPLRRAFVSASPRPLQGKEEAEQCQKVKEAAEAVKEGAKQVKETTEYIQDVASTTAGRVTKMTKDVTEKVTETTDTITEKAKGSVSGVLGTAKNATDIIKNKILGD